A window of the Aquimarina spinulae genome harbors these coding sequences:
- a CDS encoding ankyrin repeat domain-containing protein, with translation MDRKQFLTTGVLTTGLYIAAPHVIFSKEQEKPQLDKKIVQNFVGAGHKSLETVKELLAQHPTLINAAHDWRGGDFETCLGAASHVGYKKLAQYLLDNGAQANVFTAALFGKIDIIKSILKFSPGTLHAKGPHGYTLLHHAERGGEESKEVAEYLKSLGLKKTKIDLF, from the coding sequence ATGGACAGGAAACAATTTTTAACTACTGGTGTATTAACTACTGGACTATATATTGCAGCTCCGCATGTGATATTTTCGAAAGAACAGGAAAAACCACAATTAGACAAAAAAATAGTGCAGAATTTTGTTGGCGCTGGACATAAAAGTTTAGAAACAGTAAAAGAATTATTAGCACAACACCCTACACTGATCAATGCTGCACATGATTGGAGAGGTGGAGATTTTGAAACATGTTTGGGAGCCGCAAGTCATGTTGGATATAAAAAACTGGCTCAATACCTATTAGATAATGGAGCTCAAGCTAATGTATTTACTGCTGCTCTTTTTGGAAAGATCGACATCATCAAATCGATACTAAAGTTTTCTCCCGGAACACTACATGCAAAAGGACCGCACGGATATACTCTTCTTCATCATGCAGAACGAGGAGGTGAAGAATCAAAAGAAGTTGCCGAGTATCTAAAATCTTTAGGTCTAAAGAAGACAAAAATAGACCTCTTTTAA
- a CDS encoding SMP-30/gluconolactonase/LRE family protein, with amino-acid sequence MKTVIYIIFFIGFGFYGSAQKPNEQFNKSFIAYTIPEKDLLPENVAYDPADMSFYIGSTRKGKIIKRSKDGTYRDFVKPQQDGLHMIIGMKIDPIRRHLWVCSSGGSNLIGYSRKDKNEGRPAGIFKYDLQTGKLIKKYWIDIPGEVHFFNDIVLDTSGNLYATHMFSNPMIYTIQNNEDELKVLTYLSEIKYPNGITISDNNTHLFIAHSEGITRIHIKTKKKENIQYPKSTDTTNSKSIDGLYFYKNSLIGIQPGKNSVKKFVLNTEQSAITKTVLLEHNHPIMNNPTTGVLVDRELYYIANAQFGSFNKDGSLFPMEKLYEPTILKVKLDD; translated from the coding sequence ATGAAAACAGTTATTTATATCATTTTTTTTATCGGATTTGGTTTTTATGGTAGTGCACAAAAACCAAATGAGCAATTCAACAAAAGTTTTATAGCCTATACGATTCCCGAAAAAGATCTATTACCCGAAAACGTGGCTTATGATCCCGCAGATATGTCTTTTTATATAGGAAGTACCCGAAAAGGAAAAATTATAAAACGATCCAAAGACGGGACATATCGTGATTTTGTAAAACCACAACAAGACGGTTTACATATGATTATCGGGATGAAAATTGATCCGATACGAAGACACTTATGGGTATGTAGCTCTGGAGGAAGTAATCTTATAGGGTATAGTAGAAAAGATAAAAACGAGGGACGTCCTGCGGGGATTTTTAAATATGATTTGCAAACAGGAAAACTCATCAAAAAATATTGGATCGATATCCCAGGAGAAGTTCATTTCTTTAATGATATCGTTTTAGATACATCGGGAAATCTGTATGCTACACATATGTTTTCTAACCCTATGATATATACCATTCAGAATAATGAAGATGAACTAAAAGTCTTAACTTATCTTTCTGAAATAAAATACCCTAATGGAATTACTATTTCTGATAACAATACCCATCTATTTATAGCACATTCTGAAGGAATTACTCGCATTCATATCAAAACCAAAAAAAAAGAAAATATACAATATCCTAAGAGTACAGATACAACTAATAGCAAAAGCATAGACGGATTATACTTTTATAAAAACTCTTTGATCGGTATACAACCTGGTAAAAACTCGGTTAAAAAATTCGTCCTCAATACAGAGCAAAGTGCTATTACAAAAACTGTATTACTAGAACACAATCACCCTATAATGAACAATCCTACAACAGGAGTTTTGGTAGATCGCGAATTGTATTACATCGCAAACGCACAATTCGGAAGCTTTAATAAAGACGGATCACTATTCCCTATGGAAAAATTATACGAACCCACCATTTTAAAAGTAAAACTAGATGACTAA
- a CDS encoding sensor histidine kinase, producing MKIKSIWFHIGFWIVYTAIFTIVEASYKGKYTEALAFELMNMPMRLIIVYFNYFILLPKLLLQGKTVKYFVYTILTLIVSGFIQRIINYEILSILYPNMTDSGMWLPYKFLQASMIIASPLIFIIGISIIWKVAELQKRAKTLENEKLQSELKYLKSQINPHFLFNTLNNIYGLSLESSKKAPELILKLSDFLSFSLYESSQKFILLEKEISLLNDFIDLEKSRFEDRVDVQVSIPEHIDPVSIPPLILVPFVENAFKHSLKNETKIAHIIVKLEVVNNQLIYEVINSKPEATLEDSSLKGIGLQNIKKRLDILYNDQYQLDIKDEERLYTIVLKIAI from the coding sequence ATGAAGATTAAAAGCATTTGGTTTCATATTGGTTTTTGGATTGTATATACCGCAATATTTACTATTGTTGAAGCTAGTTATAAAGGGAAATATACCGAGGCATTGGCTTTTGAGCTTATGAATATGCCGATGCGACTTATTATCGTATATTTTAATTATTTTATTCTGTTGCCAAAACTCTTATTGCAAGGTAAAACGGTAAAATATTTTGTGTATACTATACTCACATTAATAGTCTCTGGATTTATTCAACGAATTATTAATTATGAGATATTATCCATTCTCTATCCTAATATGACGGATTCTGGAATGTGGCTACCGTATAAGTTTTTACAGGCTTCTATGATCATAGCTTCTCCTTTAATTTTTATTATTGGAATTTCGATTATTTGGAAAGTAGCAGAGTTACAAAAGAGGGCTAAAACTCTTGAAAATGAAAAATTGCAATCAGAATTGAAGTATCTAAAATCACAAATTAATCCTCATTTTCTTTTTAACACTTTAAATAATATCTACGGACTATCTTTAGAAAGCTCAAAAAAAGCCCCCGAACTTATACTTAAGTTATCAGATTTCCTTAGCTTTTCTTTATACGAGAGTTCTCAAAAATTTATTCTTTTAGAAAAAGAAATTAGTTTGCTAAATGACTTTATTGATTTAGAAAAATCTCGTTTTGAAGATAGGGTAGATGTACAGGTTTCTATTCCCGAACATATAGATCCGGTATCTATTCCTCCTCTTATTTTAGTGCCATTTGTAGAAAATGCATTTAAACATAGTTTAAAAAACGAAACCAAAATTGCTCATATAATTGTTAAATTAGAGGTAGTAAATAATCAACTAATTTATGAAGTTATAAACTCAAAACCAGAAGCTACTTTAGAAGATTCTTCACTAAAAGGAATTGGTTTACAGAACATCAAAAAAAGACTAGATATCCTATATAATGATCAATATCAATTAGATATTAAAGATGAAGAAAGATTATATACTATTGTATTAAAAATTGCTATTTGA
- a CDS encoding LytR/AlgR family response regulator transcription factor produces MKLRCIIVDDEQTARNILKKYIGDVSTLDLTGEFKNALEVLDYIQNHSVDVMFLDIEMPKLSGLNLAKIVEHKIKIIFTTAHREFALEGFDLSAVDYLLKPFSFDRFLKAIQKINPDFSNTTVTSIPVVDHIFVKADKKMVKINFSELLYIEGLSNYVKIHTTEHTLVVYEKLSDLVQRLPSFSFMRIHRSYIVNTEKIKTYTKEYVEIKKRHIPISLTYRNALLSFLEKS; encoded by the coding sequence ATGAAGCTTCGATGTATTATAGTAGATGATGAACAGACTGCAAGAAATATTTTAAAAAAATATATTGGAGATGTCTCTACTTTGGATCTAACAGGAGAGTTTAAAAATGCTCTTGAAGTCTTGGATTATATCCAGAATCATTCGGTAGATGTGATGTTTTTAGATATTGAAATGCCCAAGCTTTCGGGCTTAAATCTAGCCAAAATTGTAGAGCATAAAATTAAAATCATATTTACAACTGCACATCGTGAGTTTGCTCTAGAAGGCTTCGATTTAAGTGCAGTTGATTATCTGTTAAAGCCTTTTTCTTTTGATCGATTTTTAAAAGCTATTCAGAAAATTAACCCTGATTTTTCAAATACTACGGTCACGTCTATACCTGTAGTAGATCATATTTTTGTGAAAGCTGATAAAAAAATGGTTAAAATTAATTTTTCAGAATTATTATATATCGAAGGTTTAAGTAACTATGTCAAAATTCATACAACAGAACATACTTTGGTTGTCTATGAAAAACTGAGTGATCTCGTACAACGATTACCTTCTTTTTCTTTTATGCGCATACATAGATCTTATATTGTAAATACCGAAAAAATAAAAACATATACCAAAGAGTATGTAGAAATTAAAAAAAGACATATCCCAATAAGCTTAACATATCGAAATGCATTATTGTCTTTTTTAGAGAAGTCCTAA
- the epsC gene encoding serine O-acetyltransferase EpsC → MTGNIWDRIRLELENTLEPIAKKILDQYEKQCKDLADVLTIILSKKLSDDLITSNELAAIFKEILTDNIELKDTFKQDLTSYFERDFACIHYFEVLFFFRGYQALQAHRFSHELFKKGNLVTAKWLQNRIFETYAIDIHPAAKIGKGLVIDHGIGVVIGETCEIEDDVFIFHNVTLGSTGKTEGKRHPKICSNVVIGAGATILGNITIGAHSNIAAGAVVLKDTASGITVAGIPAKPKGKANKIQ, encoded by the coding sequence ATGACAGGCAATATTTGGGATAGAATTCGATTAGAATTAGAAAACACTTTAGAACCGATTGCAAAGAAAATTTTAGATCAATACGAAAAACAATGCAAGGACTTAGCAGATGTTTTAACCATCATACTAAGTAAAAAGCTTTCTGATGATCTTATAACTTCTAACGAGTTAGCCGCTATTTTTAAGGAGATTCTCACTGATAACATAGAACTAAAAGATACTTTTAAGCAAGATCTCACCTCCTATTTCGAAAGAGATTTTGCCTGCATCCATTATTTTGAAGTATTGTTTTTTTTCAGGGGATACCAAGCATTACAAGCGCATCGATTTTCTCATGAACTATTCAAAAAAGGAAATCTGGTAACTGCTAAATGGTTACAAAATCGAATTTTTGAAACCTATGCAATCGATATACATCCTGCAGCAAAAATCGGGAAAGGCTTGGTAATAGACCATGGGATAGGCGTTGTTATAGGAGAAACTTGCGAAATTGAGGATGATGTATTTATTTTTCATAATGTCACCTTGGGTAGTACTGGAAAAACAGAAGGAAAACGGCACCCAAAAATCTGTTCTAACGTAGTTATTGGAGCGGGTGCTACGATATTAGGGAATATAACTATAGGGGCACATTCTAATATTGCTGCCGGAGCTGTAGTGTTAAAAGATACAGCATCAGGCATCACAGTTGCAGGAATACCAGCAAAACCTAAAGGAAAGGCAAATAAAATACAATAA
- a CDS encoding DoxX family protein, translated as MSRIYDLKEKLSSRAYIGIFILRIFVSLRLLYGVIDNIVSWEQMLEFSGFLHINGFPFPVISAILSVYIQAIGGLLILIGYHIRLASLVLVINFIIAALVHIRLGDSIEAMTPALAILFCCLAFIFMGSGKLSISKP; from the coding sequence ATGAGTAGAATATATGATTTGAAAGAAAAATTAAGCTCCAGAGCATATATTGGAATTTTCATTCTACGAATTTTTGTGAGTTTGCGTTTGCTATATGGAGTAATAGACAATATCGTTAGTTGGGAACAAATGTTAGAATTTTCTGGTTTTCTTCACATCAACGGTTTTCCTTTTCCTGTAATTAGTGCTATCCTATCTGTGTATATACAAGCTATAGGTGGCTTGTTGATTCTTATCGGTTATCATATACGATTAGCTTCATTAGTTCTGGTAATAAACTTTATAATAGCGGCACTAGTACATATACGTCTTGGTGATAGTATTGAGGCCATGACACCAGCATTGGCTATATTATTCTGTTGTCTTGCCTTTATATTTATGGGATCGGGTAAACTATCTATAAGTAAACCTTAA
- a CDS encoding DUF6503 family protein, with amino-acid sequence MKIKLIKTSHLFVLGTLICLGCTTQKEEKQLDTQVILQKSIKTYDPDNHWSMTNLKVHIQEPRLSNPHRYSILKMNNKDNSFELTRNRDLHISTHIIDEKGISRTLLDGEINTDSIQIKKYRLQPERNLNYQKFYQHLIGLPMSLNDATVDTFGKASKAIFNDTDSYKIELVLKEIVFSKHWNVFISQKDYTLLGIEIVFPDDPAKGERLYFSGEIIIEGVKIPRIRHWHEYDTDAYSGSDIIVKEVVLNK; translated from the coding sequence ATGAAAATCAAACTTATCAAAACATCTCATCTATTTGTTCTGGGCACATTGATTTGTTTGGGTTGCACTACCCAAAAAGAAGAAAAACAACTAGATACTCAAGTCATTCTTCAAAAAAGCATAAAAACGTACGACCCCGATAATCATTGGTCGATGACAAATCTCAAAGTTCATATTCAAGAACCACGCTTATCTAATCCCCACAGGTATTCTATCTTAAAAATGAACAATAAAGATAATAGCTTCGAATTAACAAGAAATAGAGATCTGCATATTTCTACACATATAATAGACGAAAAAGGAATCTCAAGAACACTTTTGGATGGAGAGATTAATACAGATAGTATTCAAATAAAAAAATATCGACTACAACCTGAACGAAATCTTAACTACCAAAAATTTTATCAGCATTTAATTGGTTTACCGATGTCTCTAAATGATGCAACAGTTGATACTTTTGGTAAAGCAAGTAAAGCTATATTTAACGACACCGATAGTTATAAAATTGAACTTGTCTTAAAAGAAATTGTATTTTCTAAACACTGGAATGTATTTATTTCTCAAAAAGATTATACCCTATTGGGTATCGAAATTGTATTTCCCGATGACCCTGCAAAAGGAGAACGCCTTTATTTTTCTGGTGAGATTATCATTGAAGGAGTTAAAATTCCAAGAATACGACATTGGCACGAATATGATACTGATGCTTATTCGGGATCCGATATCATAGTGAAAGAGGTAGTTCTCAATAAGTAA